One Nesterenkonia populi DNA window includes the following coding sequences:
- the cysS gene encoding cysteine--tRNA ligase yields MALRLYDTKTAEIRDFEPLDPGRVSLYYCGATVQGRPHVGHVRSAVAFDVLIRWLEATGLEVLSVRNVTDIDDKILEKSAASYAEDFQPSEDYPAAEPWFALAYRFEQAFHAAYDALGVRRPRCEPRATGHITEMHALVQRMIDAGHAYPAEDGSGDVYFDVRSWPAYGELTRQSADDMQDAPDADPRGKRDPRDFALWKGRKEGDPETAAWDSPWGRGRPGWHLECSAMSTKYLGRTFDIHGGGLDLRFPHHENELAQSAAAGDGFARFWLHNGMVTYEGQKMSKSVGNTISPEEMLAMARPKAVRYFLGQAHYRSQLDYRPGSLQEAEAALERVENFLARAVPVSDAGGSRLPEEFAAAMNDDLNVPAALGVLHETVRAGNTALAEGEHEAAGQRAGEVHRMLGVLGLNDVPEPEAAGGGPEAGALSQLVESRLTARAEAKRTKDFARADAIRDQLTAAGVVVEDTPDGASWTLKKVEA; encoded by the coding sequence GTGGCACTGCGACTCTACGACACTAAAACCGCGGAAATTCGGGACTTTGAGCCCCTCGACCCGGGCCGTGTCTCCCTCTACTACTGCGGTGCCACGGTTCAGGGCCGTCCGCACGTGGGGCATGTGCGCTCCGCGGTGGCCTTCGACGTCCTGATCCGCTGGCTGGAGGCCACCGGGCTGGAGGTGCTGTCAGTCCGCAACGTCACAGACATCGACGACAAGATCCTGGAGAAGTCCGCTGCCTCCTACGCTGAGGACTTCCAGCCGAGTGAGGACTACCCGGCGGCTGAGCCGTGGTTCGCTCTGGCCTACCGGTTCGAGCAGGCCTTCCACGCCGCCTATGACGCTCTGGGGGTTCGCCGCCCGCGCTGCGAGCCGCGCGCCACCGGCCACATCACCGAGATGCATGCCCTGGTGCAGCGGATGATCGACGCCGGGCACGCCTACCCGGCTGAGGACGGCTCCGGCGATGTCTACTTCGACGTCCGCTCCTGGCCCGCCTACGGCGAGCTGACCCGGCAGAGCGCGGATGACATGCAGGACGCGCCCGACGCCGACCCCCGCGGCAAGCGCGACCCCCGCGACTTCGCCCTCTGGAAGGGCCGCAAGGAGGGCGACCCGGAGACTGCTGCCTGGGATTCCCCGTGGGGCCGGGGCCGTCCGGGCTGGCACCTGGAGTGCTCGGCGATGTCCACCAAATACTTGGGGCGGACCTTCGACATCCATGGCGGCGGCCTGGACCTGCGCTTCCCGCACCACGAGAACGAGCTGGCGCAGTCCGCGGCGGCCGGGGACGGGTTCGCCCGGTTCTGGCTGCACAACGGCATGGTCACCTATGAGGGCCAGAAGATGTCGAAGTCCGTGGGCAACACGATCTCCCCGGAGGAGATGCTGGCGATGGCTCGTCCCAAGGCGGTCCGATACTTCCTCGGTCAGGCGCACTATCGCTCCCAGCTGGATTATCGTCCGGGCTCCCTGCAGGAGGCGGAGGCTGCCTTGGAGCGGGTCGAGAACTTCCTCGCCCGTGCCGTGCCCGTCTCGGACGCCGGCGGATCCCGCCTGCCGGAGGAGTTCGCCGCTGCGATGAATGACGATCTCAACGTTCCCGCCGCGCTGGGGGTGCTCCATGAGACTGTCCGGGCCGGCAACACTGCCTTGGCGGAGGGCGAGCACGAGGCCGCGGGGCAGCGTGCTGGCGAGGTGCACCGCATGCTGGGCGTGCTCGGCCTCAACGATGTCCCCGAGCCGGAGGCTGCGGGCGGCGGCCCGGAGGCCGGGGCGCTGAGCCAGTTGGTCGAGTCGCGGCTGACCGCCCGCGCCGAGGCGAAGCGGACCAAGGATTTTGCCCGAGCGGATGCGATCCGTGACCAGCTCACCGCAGCCGGCGTCGTCGTGGAGGACACCCCCGACGGCGCCTCCTGGACACTGAAGAAGGTGGAGGCCTGA
- a CDS encoding maltokinase N-terminal cap-like domain-containing protein — translation MGSRIRGEEQPGFFEILSTWLPHQPWFRAPRGRLSLTRVGGLRLPTPEGDADSRLFLELHIFEVAHPEGPERISVPVVLRSRPSALAGKSAFIGKLTSPEHGELWVYDGAGDRAFLAAWIEMARRGQGSRNGRSRGQAYADFDRSEPTTVGLRRTGVEPPRDGVSRTLVIPEGAEDGPAWDQRRVVDLVRRPEGEQDELLDALVTLSQAHCEVIPKVLGTITGAWEQKDDEEDPGYWVSGTLGVIREAGLAAPDAGTVIREALQAGEDFRSGGEQLGRAVGTFHADLAGSFGSHPQSAEQLRSMAGSAQTALAQQWEQAREEFDEDEAADLNEVIDLMRMQLRDADEPLMLQQIHGDLGVEHLRRTAEDKWLVREPQGLMSHALGLRDVVMVLMSSADAVMQVAAETPEILRAAAEQEEANANAGTASSAEADAPAEPVNFGLWYEEFTQAFLSGYRASDADSAGVDSVFFRAAMLAEALDLFRRWNGQWVFRPSMLLQVDN, via the coding sequence ATGGGCTCCCGGATCCGGGGTGAGGAGCAGCCGGGATTCTTCGAGATCCTCAGCACCTGGCTGCCCCACCAGCCGTGGTTCCGAGCTCCGCGCGGGCGGCTGTCGCTGACCCGCGTGGGGGGCCTGCGTCTGCCCACCCCGGAGGGCGACGCGGACAGCAGGCTCTTCCTGGAGCTGCACATCTTCGAGGTGGCGCACCCGGAGGGCCCCGAACGGATCTCGGTGCCGGTGGTCCTGCGCTCCCGCCCGTCCGCGCTGGCCGGCAAGTCGGCCTTCATCGGGAAGCTGACCTCCCCGGAGCACGGTGAGCTGTGGGTGTACGACGGCGCGGGAGACCGCGCTTTCCTCGCTGCGTGGATCGAAATGGCCCGCCGCGGGCAGGGCAGCCGCAACGGCCGCTCCCGCGGGCAGGCCTACGCGGACTTTGACCGGAGTGAGCCGACGACGGTCGGGCTGCGCCGCACCGGCGTCGAGCCTCCGCGCGACGGTGTCTCCCGCACCCTGGTGATCCCGGAGGGTGCGGAGGATGGCCCGGCATGGGATCAGCGAAGAGTCGTAGACCTGGTCCGCCGTCCCGAGGGAGAGCAGGATGAGCTGCTGGACGCCCTGGTGACGCTGAGCCAGGCGCACTGCGAGGTGATCCCGAAGGTTCTTGGGACGATCACCGGGGCTTGGGAGCAGAAGGACGATGAGGAGGACCCCGGCTACTGGGTCTCCGGCACCCTTGGCGTGATTCGGGAGGCGGGGCTGGCCGCGCCCGATGCGGGGACGGTCATCCGTGAGGCTCTGCAGGCAGGTGAGGACTTCCGCTCCGGAGGCGAGCAGCTGGGGCGCGCCGTGGGCACATTCCATGCGGATCTGGCAGGCTCCTTCGGCTCGCACCCGCAGTCCGCGGAGCAGCTGAGGAGCATGGCGGGAAGCGCTCAGACCGCCTTGGCTCAGCAGTGGGAGCAGGCGCGCGAGGAATTCGACGAAGATGAGGCAGCGGACCTCAATGAGGTCATCGACCTGATGCGGATGCAGCTGCGCGACGCGGATGAGCCGCTGATGCTGCAGCAGATCCACGGCGACCTGGGTGTGGAGCATCTGCGCCGGACGGCTGAGGACAAGTGGCTGGTGCGGGAGCCGCAGGGGCTGATGTCCCATGCGCTGGGCCTCCGCGATGTGGTCATGGTTCTGATGTCGTCCGCCGATGCGGTGATGCAGGTGGCCGCGGAGACCCCGGAGATCCTCCGGGCGGCGGCCGAGCAGGAGGAGGCGAACGCCAACGCCGGGACTGCCTCGAGCGCTGAGGCGGACGCCCCTGCCGAGCCCGTGAACTTCGGCCTCTGGTACGAGGAGTTCACACAGGCTTTCCTGTCGGGATACCGGGCTTCGGACGCAGACAGCGCCGGTGTGGATTCGGTGTTCTTCCGGGCCGCCATGCTCGCTGAGGCGCTGGATCTCTTCCGCAGGTGGAACGGGCAGTGGGTGTTTCGGCCCAGCATGCTGCTCCAGGTCGACAACTGA
- a CDS encoding monovalent cation/H+ antiporter subunit D family protein has product MSHDILAALLPAFLWLPILLAAAALLARRSPALQRALALAVHALALGGAITALVTVSDGSVIAEQVSGWDAGISIPFVLDTFSALMLSVAALMVLVCTLFAVFTGDDADPYFHPLVLVLSAGVYGAFLTGDLFNLFVMIEVALIPSYVLLTRSGRPAAMTAGRIYFGVNLFVSAVLLAGVGMVYGSAGTVNMAELAGAAAESPAVGLATGVVLLALGAKAALVPVHTWLPRSYPFASVAVTALLSGLLTKIGVYGVFRVYGLIYEGTGLETLWLVVLLATMIVGVLGALGESGMRSILSFHMTSQVGYIMLPLAFFGPLGMAAGIFYMVHHIIVKAALFLACGAVEHHAGTGKLSQLGGYARREPWLGLVFILAALSLVGIPPMSGFVAKMSLIRASLDAGLYIAAACAIVVSLFTLLSMLKIWNGAFWGADPEPVKETVQLAPAATAPDVTDPAAGRLSRKFSRTAPSSPDRVPRRLILPAALLVVCTISIGLGAEVLMGLATTAAEGLSDTTSYTEAVMAQ; this is encoded by the coding sequence ATGAGCCACGACATCCTCGCGGCGCTGCTGCCGGCCTTCCTGTGGCTGCCGATCCTTCTCGCCGCAGCCGCTCTCCTCGCCCGCCGCTCGCCGGCCCTGCAGCGTGCTCTCGCCCTGGCGGTCCACGCCCTCGCACTGGGGGGCGCGATCACTGCCCTGGTCACCGTCAGCGACGGCTCCGTGATCGCAGAGCAGGTCTCAGGATGGGACGCCGGCATCTCCATCCCGTTCGTGCTGGACACCTTCTCCGCCCTGATGCTGAGCGTGGCCGCCCTCATGGTGCTGGTCTGCACGCTCTTCGCCGTCTTCACCGGCGACGACGCCGACCCGTACTTCCATCCGCTGGTGCTCGTGCTCTCAGCGGGGGTGTACGGCGCCTTCCTCACCGGCGACCTGTTCAACCTCTTCGTGATGATCGAGGTCGCGCTCATCCCCTCCTACGTGCTGCTGACCCGCAGCGGCCGGCCGGCGGCGATGACGGCCGGGCGCATCTACTTCGGCGTCAACCTGTTCGTCTCTGCCGTCCTGCTGGCCGGAGTCGGCATGGTCTACGGCAGCGCGGGAACCGTCAACATGGCCGAGCTCGCAGGCGCCGCCGCTGAGTCGCCCGCTGTGGGCCTGGCCACCGGCGTGGTGCTGCTGGCCCTGGGCGCCAAGGCCGCACTGGTTCCGGTCCACACCTGGCTGCCCCGGTCCTACCCCTTCGCCTCAGTCGCGGTCACCGCTCTGCTCTCCGGGCTGCTCACCAAGATCGGCGTCTACGGCGTCTTCCGCGTCTACGGCCTGATCTATGAGGGGACAGGTCTGGAGACTCTCTGGCTTGTCGTGCTGCTGGCCACCATGATCGTCGGTGTGCTCGGAGCCCTCGGCGAGTCCGGCATGCGCTCGATCCTGAGCTTCCATATGACCAGTCAGGTCGGCTACATCATGCTCCCGCTGGCCTTCTTCGGCCCTCTCGGGATGGCCGCCGGCATCTTCTACATGGTCCACCACATCATCGTGAAGGCCGCCCTGTTCCTCGCCTGCGGTGCAGTGGAGCACCACGCCGGAACCGGGAAGCTCTCCCAGCTGGGCGGCTACGCCCGCCGGGAGCCCTGGCTGGGCCTGGTGTTCATCCTCGCGGCGCTCTCCCTGGTGGGCATCCCCCCGATGTCCGGCTTCGTCGCCAAGATGTCGCTGATCCGGGCCTCACTGGACGCCGGGCTCTACATCGCCGCCGCCTGCGCCATCGTCGTCAGCCTCTTCACGCTGCTGTCTATGCTCAAGATCTGGAACGGGGCCTTCTGGGGAGCTGACCCTGAGCCGGTGAAGGAAACCGTGCAGCTGGCCCCCGCGGCGACCGCCCCTGACGTCACCGACCCCGCCGCCGGCCGTCTGTCCCGCAAGTTCAGCCGCACCGCCCCCAGCAGCCCCGACCGGGTCCCCCGCCGGCTGATCCTGCCCGCAGCGCTGCTGGTCGTCTGCACCATCAGCATCGGCCTGGGGGCTGAGGTGCTGATGGGCCTGGCCACCACCGCCGCTGAGGGGCTCAGCGACACCACCAGCTACACCGAGGCGGTGATGGCCCAATGA
- the ispF gene encoding 2-C-methyl-D-erythritol 2,4-cyclodiphosphate synthase has translation MSAELSERPDDALTESGRRRALVVVAAGSGTRLGHGMAKAAVPLDERTVLAHALDAVTEELGFGVVVLVLPAGPEVFEHLSAAGSLLANRTGIEVVVTVGGGTRAASVDAGVRAVEEHASAQGWAPEQTAVLIHDAARALTPPEVYQRVAAAVEAGAPAAVPGLAVADTIKQVGPSEQLGAEPVRSTLARSELRAVQTPQGFAMPTLQAVRAHFAGLDETAAEAFTDEAMAAEHLGHLVVVVPGHQHALKITTPTDLVTVRGLLRAYGTADAPGAKAAAMRPNAGRDIGAPTGPGLPRVGIGHDIHAFAPETEPCRLRLGGLDWPGEQGLAGHSDGDAAAHAACAALFSAAGLGDLGTHFGADTIGTARQEIAGASGARLLEEAGRTVREAGFEIGNVAVQIVASRPKFAPRREESEAALTRAAGAPVSVSATTSDGLGFTGRGEGIMATATALVYTIS, from the coding sequence TTGAGTGCTGAGCTTTCCGAGCGCCCGGACGATGCCCTGACTGAGTCAGGCCGTCGCCGGGCGCTCGTCGTTGTTGCTGCCGGATCCGGCACCCGTCTGGGGCACGGCATGGCCAAGGCGGCAGTTCCTCTGGATGAGCGCACCGTCCTGGCCCACGCGCTGGACGCCGTCACCGAGGAGCTGGGCTTCGGCGTCGTCGTGCTGGTGCTGCCCGCAGGCCCGGAGGTGTTCGAGCACCTCTCGGCCGCGGGGAGTCTCCTGGCGAACCGCACGGGGATCGAGGTGGTGGTCACGGTCGGCGGCGGAACCCGCGCGGCGTCCGTCGACGCCGGCGTCCGGGCCGTGGAGGAGCACGCGAGTGCGCAGGGGTGGGCTCCCGAGCAGACAGCAGTGCTCATCCATGACGCAGCCCGCGCACTGACCCCGCCGGAGGTCTACCAGCGGGTGGCTGCCGCCGTGGAGGCCGGAGCCCCGGCTGCTGTGCCGGGACTCGCGGTCGCCGACACGATCAAGCAGGTCGGGCCATCCGAGCAGCTCGGCGCTGAGCCGGTCCGCTCCACCCTGGCCCGCAGCGAGCTGCGCGCCGTCCAGACTCCGCAGGGCTTCGCGATGCCCACGCTGCAGGCCGTTCGCGCGCACTTTGCCGGCCTGGACGAGACGGCTGCTGAGGCGTTCACCGATGAGGCGATGGCCGCTGAGCACCTGGGGCACCTCGTCGTCGTCGTTCCCGGTCATCAGCACGCCCTCAAGATCACCACTCCCACTGACCTGGTCACCGTCCGCGGCCTTCTCAGGGCATACGGGACAGCGGACGCGCCCGGTGCGAAGGCCGCCGCGATGCGGCCGAACGCCGGGCGTGACATCGGTGCGCCGACGGGACCAGGGCTGCCTCGGGTGGGCATCGGACACGACATCCACGCGTTCGCCCCGGAGACCGAGCCCTGCCGGCTGAGGCTGGGGGGACTGGACTGGCCGGGCGAGCAGGGGCTGGCCGGGCACTCCGACGGCGACGCCGCCGCTCACGCCGCCTGTGCTGCGCTGTTCTCCGCGGCGGGCCTGGGCGACCTGGGGACGCATTTCGGCGCGGACACCATCGGCACCGCCCGGCAGGAGATCGCCGGGGCCTCCGGGGCCAGGCTTCTCGAGGAGGCGGGTCGTACGGTGCGTGAGGCGGGCTTCGAGATCGGCAATGTGGCGGTCCAGATCGTGGCGAGCCGCCCAAAGTTCGCCCCCCGCCGTGAGGAGTCCGAGGCGGCGCTGACCCGGGCGGCGGGCGCCCCGGTGTCCGTCTCGGCCACCACGTCGGACGGATTGGGATTCACCGGCCGGGGTGAAGGAATCATGGCCACAGCAACGGCTCTTGTTTATACGATTTCCTGA
- the rlmB gene encoding 23S rRNA (guanosine(2251)-2'-O)-methyltransferase RlmB, producing MAKDSRPKSAAVRKEKKGATVGSGGQGRRKLVGKGPTPKAEDRVYHKAHRQKQLAERAEAKRAASQPRTRGSGRGADDVVAGRNPVVEALAERVPAVELRIATDIEYDGRVREALRHSAEQGIRVKEVGRRQLDSFTGDAVHQGLALVLQPYEYADPQELLEGELERARKGHIAQPPLFIACDSITDPRNLGAILRAGAAFGASGAIVPERRSAGVTATTWKTSAGAAARVPVAQAKNLTQTLKHAQEQGYFVAGLDGDGDLSLPGMSLANEPLVLVVGSEGKGLSRLVSETCDTIVSIPIAASTESLNASMAVGISLYEISTLRGGVRQ from the coding sequence ATGGCCAAGGATTCTCGTCCCAAGAGCGCAGCCGTCCGCAAGGAGAAGAAGGGCGCGACCGTGGGCTCAGGGGGCCAGGGCCGCCGAAAGCTTGTCGGCAAGGGCCCCACTCCCAAGGCGGAGGACCGCGTTTACCATAAGGCGCATCGGCAGAAGCAGCTCGCCGAGCGGGCCGAGGCCAAGCGTGCCGCGAGCCAGCCCCGCACTCGCGGCTCGGGCCGTGGCGCGGACGACGTCGTGGCCGGCCGCAACCCGGTCGTGGAGGCGCTGGCTGAGCGGGTTCCTGCGGTGGAGCTGCGGATCGCCACCGACATCGAGTACGACGGCCGGGTGCGTGAGGCCCTGCGGCACTCTGCCGAGCAGGGAATCCGGGTCAAGGAGGTGGGCCGCCGGCAGCTGGACAGCTTCACCGGCGACGCCGTGCACCAGGGGCTTGCTCTGGTGCTGCAGCCGTATGAGTACGCAGACCCTCAGGAGCTGCTCGAGGGTGAGCTCGAGCGTGCCCGGAAGGGCCACATCGCCCAGCCGCCGCTGTTCATCGCCTGCGATTCGATCACCGACCCCCGGAACCTCGGGGCAATCCTGCGGGCTGGGGCAGCTTTCGGCGCCTCGGGTGCGATCGTCCCTGAGCGTCGCAGCGCCGGGGTGACGGCGACCACCTGGAAGACCTCTGCGGGTGCGGCGGCCCGGGTTCCGGTGGCGCAGGCCAAGAACCTGACTCAGACGCTGAAGCATGCTCAGGAGCAGGGCTACTTCGTGGCCGGCCTGGACGGCGACGGGGATCTGAGCCTGCCGGGGATGAGCCTGGCGAATGAGCCCCTGGTGCTGGTGGTCGGCTCGGAGGGCAAGGGCCTCTCCCGCCTGGTGTCGGAGACCTGTGACACGATCGTCTCCATTCCGATCGCCGCGAGCACGGAGTCGCTGAACGCGTCGATGGCGGTAGGCATCAGCCTGTACGAGATCTCGACTCTTCGTGGGGGGGTCCGGCAGTGA
- the mbhE gene encoding hydrogen gas-evolving membrane-bound hydrogenase subunit E has product MTLLTAMATMLIAVGVARPLSYRFGRNAGYPIAALFLTALGLVLSGAPKVLDGGTVTGEWMWISSLDIALRLHLDGLSLVFSILVLGVGGLIMSYCARYLSEEYDHGRLYTLLALFATAMLGMVLSADLITLFVFFEITTLCSFFLIGGQGLHQARSATRAFVITASGGFALLGAVLLLWHTTGTTDLTAILADAETVSSSPYAPWIGGLIIYAAITKSAQFPVHFWLPDAMVALTPVSAYLHAATLVKAGIYVLMRFSELFADFWWWTAVLLTLGLITTAIGAVFALQQHDLKALLAYSTVSQLGWIVALIGVGTNEALGVAGLHSFSHALFKATLFMLVGVIDKEAGSRDIRELSGLYRVMPFTAVLTGLAAMSMAGLPPFLGFVSKEESYYAFLNLPGGWGWAVGTVAVASAAVTFAYSFRLLWGAFSGPTHQRGLYDAHWSFLVPAAVPAVAGLMLGIFVDYLNPLFDRSVQDTVLSADAYAGLSLLPTSVASPALWMSVATVVLGLALFLARGPVDRALKRLVLPVTGVQVYDAGYAGLLRFCDWIARPARSGALAPHVLWPLGAIAALGLAAAILGVGPAVDIPASRPQDWFVVSLTALAVLGLCLTRSRFGAVVMLGIVGFLIAGWFLLLGGVDLALTQMLVEILTVVVAVLVLRRLPDLFAPVGALRRGGAAVVAVVIGLCAGAATLVLTGRRDPTFAADWYVQETEEAAGGTNLVNSILVDFRGLDTFGEITVLAVAAVGLLALLRGEARPDEKARSMDLPGDRNVLSTISTILVPLIAAVALWLLWRGHYEPGGGFVAALVAALAVVIARLPRSADAPSRLRPAGLLAAGLIIAVAAGTLGLIQGSFLRPITGSIEIGPLYQAVTTSLIFDLGVFFAVLGLVAAALDRFTRGKVLSADLPDAAAGQPQPPDRETAESSGGESR; this is encoded by the coding sequence ATGACGCTGCTGACGGCTATGGCCACAATGCTCATAGCTGTCGGAGTCGCTCGTCCCCTCTCCTACCGCTTCGGCCGCAACGCCGGCTACCCCATCGCCGCACTGTTCCTGACAGCCCTGGGCCTGGTGCTCAGCGGGGCTCCAAAGGTCCTGGACGGCGGCACCGTCACCGGCGAGTGGATGTGGATCAGCAGCCTCGACATCGCACTGCGCCTGCACCTGGACGGACTCAGCCTGGTCTTCTCCATCCTCGTGCTGGGCGTCGGCGGCCTGATCATGTCCTACTGCGCTCGGTACCTGAGCGAGGAGTACGACCACGGCCGGCTCTACACCCTGCTGGCGCTCTTCGCCACCGCGATGCTCGGCATGGTCCTCTCCGCCGACCTCATCACCCTCTTCGTCTTCTTCGAGATCACCACCCTGTGCTCATTCTTCCTCATCGGCGGACAAGGCCTGCACCAGGCCAGATCCGCCACCCGGGCCTTCGTGATCACAGCATCCGGAGGCTTCGCGCTCCTGGGCGCGGTGCTGCTGCTCTGGCACACCACAGGAACGACTGACCTCACTGCCATCCTCGCCGACGCCGAGACCGTCTCCTCCTCCCCCTACGCGCCATGGATCGGCGGCCTGATCATCTACGCGGCGATCACCAAGTCCGCGCAGTTCCCCGTCCACTTCTGGCTGCCCGACGCGATGGTGGCCCTCACCCCGGTCAGCGCGTACCTTCACGCCGCCACACTGGTGAAAGCCGGCATCTATGTTCTGATGCGCTTCTCCGAGCTGTTCGCCGACTTCTGGTGGTGGACCGCCGTACTCCTCACCCTAGGCCTGATCACCACAGCGATCGGCGCCGTGTTCGCCCTCCAGCAGCACGACCTCAAGGCGCTGCTCGCCTATTCGACCGTCAGCCAGCTGGGCTGGATTGTGGCGCTGATCGGCGTCGGCACCAACGAAGCGTTGGGAGTCGCAGGACTGCACAGCTTCTCCCACGCGCTGTTCAAAGCCACCCTGTTCATGCTTGTCGGCGTGATCGACAAGGAAGCCGGCAGCAGAGACATCCGAGAGCTCTCAGGCCTCTACCGAGTCATGCCGTTCACCGCAGTCCTGACAGGCTTGGCGGCGATGTCCATGGCCGGGCTGCCCCCCTTCCTCGGGTTCGTCTCAAAGGAGGAGAGCTACTATGCCTTCCTGAACCTCCCCGGAGGCTGGGGGTGGGCCGTCGGGACCGTGGCAGTGGCCTCAGCCGCGGTCACCTTCGCCTACAGCTTCCGGCTGCTCTGGGGCGCATTCTCCGGGCCGACCCATCAACGAGGGCTCTACGACGCGCACTGGAGCTTCCTCGTCCCTGCTGCAGTGCCCGCAGTGGCGGGACTCATGCTGGGCATTTTCGTCGACTACCTCAACCCCCTGTTCGACCGCTCAGTCCAAGACACCGTGCTCTCAGCGGACGCCTACGCCGGACTGAGTCTGCTGCCCACCTCGGTCGCCTCCCCGGCGCTCTGGATGTCCGTGGCCACAGTGGTGCTCGGCCTGGCGCTCTTCCTGGCCCGCGGCCCGGTGGACCGTGCGCTGAAGCGGCTCGTCCTGCCGGTCACCGGCGTACAGGTCTACGACGCCGGGTACGCGGGGCTGCTGCGGTTCTGCGACTGGATCGCTCGTCCTGCCCGCTCCGGAGCTCTGGCTCCGCACGTGCTCTGGCCATTGGGAGCGATAGCGGCCCTCGGCCTGGCGGCTGCCATCCTAGGGGTCGGTCCCGCCGTGGACATTCCCGCCTCGCGTCCGCAGGACTGGTTCGTCGTCTCCCTGACAGCGCTGGCCGTTCTCGGACTGTGCCTGACCCGCTCCCGCTTCGGCGCAGTCGTGATGCTCGGCATCGTAGGATTCCTCATCGCCGGATGGTTCCTGCTGCTGGGCGGAGTCGACCTCGCCCTGACCCAGATGCTGGTGGAGATCCTCACCGTGGTCGTCGCGGTGCTCGTGCTGCGCAGGCTGCCCGATCTCTTCGCGCCCGTGGGGGCCCTGCGCCGCGGGGGAGCAGCAGTGGTCGCTGTGGTCATCGGCCTCTGCGCCGGGGCCGCGACCCTGGTGCTCACCGGACGGCGGGACCCGACGTTCGCCGCCGACTGGTACGTCCAGGAGACCGAGGAAGCCGCCGGGGGCACCAACCTGGTCAACTCGATCCTCGTGGACTTCCGCGGCCTGGACACCTTCGGGGAGATCACAGTGCTGGCGGTGGCAGCCGTCGGGCTGCTGGCCCTGCTGCGCGGCGAAGCACGGCCTGACGAGAAGGCCCGCTCCATGGACCTGCCCGGCGACCGCAACGTGCTGAGCACCATCAGCACAATCCTGGTGCCGCTGATCGCCGCCGTCGCGCTGTGGCTGCTCTGGCGCGGCCACTACGAGCCGGGCGGAGGGTTCGTCGCCGCGCTGGTTGCCGCCCTGGCTGTGGTCATCGCCCGGCTGCCCCGGTCAGCAGACGCTCCATCCAGGCTTCGCCCTGCCGGACTGCTGGCTGCGGGGCTCATCATTGCGGTGGCCGCCGGGACCCTCGGACTGATCCAAGGCTCCTTCCTCCGTCCGATCACCGGAAGCATCGAGATCGGACCGCTGTATCAGGCAGTCACCACGTCGCTGATCTTCGACCTCGGAGTCTTCTTCGCCGTACTGGGCCTGGTGGCCGCTGCGCTGGACCGATTCACCCGCGGGAAAGTGCTCAGCGCCGACCTGCCCGACGCTGCAGCGGGCCAGCCCCAGCCCCCAGACAGAGAAACCGCCGAATCTTCAGGAGGTGAGAGCCGATGA
- a CDS encoding Na+/H+ antiporter subunit E yields MTRRAQQLMRLPGLLVWFVGQMFQANWQVAVDILTPGSALTPAIVAYRTRAATPREITALSNLITLTPGTLTIDVDEAPGRGHTLYVLGLYAPEQPEAFRAELQELEDRLLRVTRPGEAKSKEADHR; encoded by the coding sequence ATGACCCGCCGTGCACAGCAGCTGATGCGGCTCCCTGGGCTGCTGGTGTGGTTCGTCGGACAGATGTTCCAAGCCAATTGGCAGGTCGCCGTCGACATCCTGACCCCCGGCAGCGCCCTGACGCCCGCGATCGTCGCCTACCGAACCCGTGCAGCCACACCGAGAGAGATCACTGCACTGAGCAACCTCATCACCCTGACCCCCGGCACCCTCACCATCGACGTGGATGAGGCGCCCGGCCGCGGGCACACGCTCTATGTGCTCGGTCTCTACGCCCCGGAGCAGCCCGAGGCGTTCCGGGCAGAGCTGCAGGAGCTGGAAGACCGGCTGCTGCGCGTGACACGCCCCGGCGAGGCCAAGAGCAAGGAGGCCGATCACCGATGA
- a CDS encoding sodium:proton antiporter, with the protein MSAALLVTVLVAGGVYLILQRGLVRAALGFVLIGHAANVIILAAGGQEGREPAYVGEGSPSEGIADPLLQAFALTAIVITFALTVYLFALAGHGGDEDGSPSDAEPSDADEHTGTVVDSPPRGEPLGTHRSGNQPTGRTEGRAHA; encoded by the coding sequence ATGAGCGCCGCACTGCTGGTCACCGTGCTCGTGGCAGGGGGCGTCTACCTGATCCTGCAGCGGGGCTTGGTCCGCGCAGCCTTGGGCTTTGTGCTTATCGGCCACGCCGCCAACGTCATCATCCTCGCCGCCGGGGGCCAAGAGGGCCGCGAACCCGCCTATGTGGGCGAGGGCTCTCCATCCGAAGGGATCGCGGATCCGCTGCTTCAAGCGTTTGCCCTGACCGCCATCGTCATCACCTTCGCCCTGACGGTCTACCTGTTCGCCCTGGCCGGCCACGGCGGCGACGAGGACGGCAGCCCCTCCGACGCCGAGCCCTCCGACGCCGATGAGCACACCGGAACCGTCGTGGACTCGCCGCCGCGCGGAGAGCCCCTCGGCACCCACCGCAGCGGAAACCAGCCCACAGGACGCACCGAGGGGAGGGCGCACGCATGA